One Dysidea avara chromosome 7, odDysAvar1.4, whole genome shotgun sequence genomic region harbors:
- the LOC136262134 gene encoding kxDL motif-containing protein 1-like gives MVEDETDQVTLDLEQFEETKKEDTKPTLGDIFTDRVESLMKHRDIDNVLDDQQHILNNLEMMNEKLKFLNLISQSRYEASVTAFRFHMRLLSGVKKDLDSVFRRIRTLKTKLGVQYPEIMAEVQDKYTVHVSDDDDDE, from the exons ATGGTAGAAGATGAAACTGATCAGGTCACTCTCGACCTAGAACAATTTGAAGAGACGAAAAAAGAAGACACCAAACCAACACTGGGTGATATATTTACTGATAGAGTGGAGTCGCTGATGAAGCATCGAGATATTGATAATGTTCTTGATGACCAGCAACACAT ATTGAATAATTTAGAAATGATGaatgaaaaactaaaatttttAAATCTGATATCACAGTCTCGTTATGAAGCTTCAGTAACAGCCTTCAGGTTCCACATGAGATTGCTATCGGGTGTAAAGAAAGACCTTGATTCTGTATTCAGGAGGATAAGGACTTTAAAAACTAAACTTGGTGTTCAATACCCAGAGATAATGGCTGAGGTGCAGGACAAGTATACTGTGCATGtaagtgatgatgatgacgatgaatAA
- the LOC136262121 gene encoding homer protein homolog 2-like encodes MGERPIFSTKAHVFQIDPETRKKWIPSSKQAVVVSYYHDSNKKTYRIIAIDNSKALINSTITANMTFTKTSPKFGQWSDHRANTVYGLGFAAENDLVQFADKFAEAKNALKALILERQKVAQASVTTRTVKQEETASTAEKSPALPTSSPPATTISNTNGCNNQDTGLADGENEGKPSTPSAVHKEHKKVEMIQTEEKIEFQPVSSSQRPPSESSDLPAPSNEQATKTVLNEEKVHPSPSTSKKSTGGVPAQGLSLEAQVQQLKYENEKLKSALTISSANGKKWEAELQTLKNNNARLTTALQESKSNVNKWKQQLSSYQEESAALKKKVHDMEASQQTFSSKSTEEIDSLRKANIELEERVASTEMKLQEKNQECTSLEEKLKDFSSMEETFSSLSAEFEEVSQERDNLKEQVQQLEEQVNIAATASNTQLQEAKEKHAELGRRLESILELHSQMGDTLHS; translated from the exons ATGGG GGAGAGACCAATATTTTCTACCAAAGCACACGTGTTTCAGATAGATCCAGAGACCAGAAAGAAGTGGATACCGTCCTCCAAGCAAGCTGTAGTTGTCTCCTATTACCATGACTCTAACAAGAAGACTTATCGCATTATTGCAATCGACAATTCAAAG GCACTCATCAATAGTACCATCACTGCCAACATGACATTCACGAAAACCTCCCCCAAGTTTGGCCAGTGGTCAGATCATAGAGCGAATACAGTGTACGGATTGGGCTTTGCTGCTGAGAATGATCTGGTCCAG TTTGCTGATAAGTTTGCAGAGGCTAAGAATGCACTGAAGGCATTAATATTGGAGCGTCAGAAAGTGGCACAGGCTTCTGTCACTACTCGTACAGTAAAACAAGAGGAGACAGCGTCAACAGCTGAGAAATCTCCAGCTCTGCCCACATCCAGTCCCCCAGCTACAACAATTAGCAACACCAATGGATGCAATAACCAAGACACAGGTCTAGCTGATG GAGAAAATGAAGGGAAGCCCAGCACCCCTTCTGCTGTACACAAGGAGCACAAGAAAGTGGAGATGATTCAAACTGAAGAGAAAATTGAATTTCagcctgtatcatcatcacaAAGACCACCTAGTGAATCGTCTGACTTACCAGCGCCATCAAATGAACAAGCAACCAAAACAGTTCTAAAT GAAGAGAAGGTACATCCATCACCTAGCACTAGCAAGAAGTCAACAGGCGGGGTGCCGGCACAAGGCCTGTCATTAGAGGCACAAGTACAGCAACTGAAGTATGAAAATGAAAAGCTAAAGAGTGCTCTAACAATAAG TTCAGCTAATGGTAAGAAATGGGAGGCAGAACTACAGACACTAAAGAACAACAATGCCAGGTTGACCACAGCTTTACAAGAGAGCAAGAGTAACGTGAACAAGTGGAAACAGCAGCTGAGCTCATACCAAGAAGAGAGTGCAGCACTGAAGAAAAAG GTACATGATATGGAAGCATCACAGCAAACGTTCAGCAGCAAATCAACTGAAGAGATTGATAGCCTACGAAAAGCAAATATAGAATTGGAGGAAAGAGTTGCTAGCACAGAAATGAAACTTCAAGAGAAAAATCAA GAGTGCACATCACTTGAAGAGAAACTGAAAGATTTCAGTTCTATGGAGGAAACATTTTCTAGTCTTTCAGCAGAGTTTGAG GAAGTCAGTCAAGAGAGAGACAATTTAAAGGAGCAAGTACAACAATTAGAAGAACAAGTAAACATTGCAGCCACGGCTAGTAACACTCAGCTACAAGAGGCAAAAGAAAAACATGCTGAGCTTGGGAGAAG
- the LOC136262120 gene encoding serine/threonine-protein kinase ULK3-like isoform X2 translates to MANPAVQFITLDKFKLRVTEKLGQGSFATVYKAVNQGRHDAPEVVAVKCMSKKSFNKVTVERLLTEITLMKEELKHPHIVQMVDFLWDDQMVYIIMEYCSGGDLFSLIQKYRMLNEDTARKFLQQLASALKFLREKNVVHMDLKPQNILLSSEHNPCLKLADFGMAQNLNTGDHADSFRGSPLYMAPEIFLADHYDAKVDLWSVGVILYETLFGHAPYSSRTTDELIVKIRQDVPIIIPQRPPVSCSCRDLLNGLLQREPDKRMSFDKFFTHPFIDLEHMPSAENLSKAVSLVKSAIIKDSEGRYVAAINLYCESLEYFIPIVKNEYDASKREELRRKVQQYMSRAEQLKGILKQKAQQKAQQKPEKLLEEMAVESQPIRAAMQLAYEAKLCDLQQDFNKALKLYEASIEKLFPLVEEEKDASRKKAITSEINLFLARAEELKTLIRELPAEQNPESSLPFKCRPM, encoded by the exons ATGGCGAATCCAGCAGTGCAATTTATTACGTTAGACAAGTTTAAGCTTAGGGTTACTGAGAAACTGGGTCAAGGCTCATTTGCTACAGTTTATAAAGCCGTAAATCAA GGTAGACATGATGCACCAGAGGTGGTGGCTGTGAAGTGTATGTCAAAGAAGAGCTTCAACAAAGTTACTGTTGAGCGTCTACTAACAGAAATAACACTGATGAAGGAGGAACTAAAACACCCCCATATTGTCCAGATGGTAGACTTTTTA TGGGATGATCAGATGGTGTACATTATTATGGAGTACTGCAGTGGGGGTGACCTGTTctcactgatccagaaatacaGAATGCTCAATGAGGATACTGCAAGAAAGTTCTTACAACAACTTG CCTCTGCCTTGAAGTTTTTGAGAGAGAAGAATGTAGTTCACATGGATTTAAAACCACAAAACATTCTGCTTTCTTCTGAGCATAATCCTTGCTTGAAACTGGCAG ACTTTGGTATGGCACAGAATTTAAATACTGGTGACCATGCAGACTCTTTCAGAGGATCCCCACTTTATATG GCTCCAGAGATATTCTTGGCTGATCACTATGATGCTAAGGTAGACCTCTGGTCAGTTGGCGTCATTTTATATG AAACATTGTTTGGACATGCTCCCTATTCATCACGAACAACTGATGAATTGATAGTAAAAATACGACAAGATGTTCCTATAATA ATACCTCAGAGACCCCCAGTATCATGTAGCTGTAGAGACCTCCTCAATGGTTTATTACAGAGAGAACCTGACAAGAGAATGTCATTTGACAAGTTTTTCACCCATCCATTTATAGACCTTGAACACATGCCGTCTGCAGAAAACCTTTCCAAGGCG GTGTCTCTAGTTAAATCAGCAATTATCAAGGACTCTGAGGGACGTTATGTGGCAGCCATTAATCTCTACTGTGAATCCCTGGAATATTTCATCCCAATTGTGAAAA ATGAGTACGATGCTAGTAAAAGGGAAGAACTAAGAAGAAAG GTTCAACAGTATATGTCACGGGCTGAGCAACTGAAGGGAATTCTAAAGCAGAAAGCACAGCAGAAGGCCCAACAAAAACCAGAAAAGTTGCTAG AGGAGATGGCTGTTGAAAGCCAGCCCATTCGAGCAGCCATGCAACTGGCCTATGAAGCAAAGCTTTGTGACTTGCAGCAAGATTTCAACAAAGCATTGAAGCTCTACGAAGCCAGCATTGAAAAACTCTTCCCACTGGTGGAAG AGGAAAAAGATGCCAGCAGAAAAAAAGCGATAACCTCTGAA ATTAATCTTTTCTTGGCCAGAGCTGAAGAACTGAAGACCTTAATAAGAGAG TTACCAGCGGAACAGAATCCAGAATCATCTTTACCATTCA AGTGCAGACCAATGTAA
- the LOC136262120 gene encoding serine/threonine-protein kinase ULK3-like isoform X1 — MANPAVQFITLDKFKLRVTEKLGQGSFATVYKAVNQGRHDAPEVVAVKCMSKKSFNKVTVERLLTEITLMKEELKHPHIVQMVDFLWDDQMVYIIMEYCSGGDLFSLIQKYRMLNEDTARKFLQQLASALKFLREKNVVHMDLKPQNILLSSEHNPCLKLADFGMAQNLNTGDHADSFRGSPLYMAPEIFLADHYDAKVDLWSVGVILYETLFGHAPYSSRTTDELIVKIRQDVPIIIPQRPPVSCSCRDLLNGLLQREPDKRMSFDKFFTHPFIDLEHMPSAENLSKAVSLVKSAIIKDSEGRYVAAINLYCESLEYFIPIVKNEYDASKREELRRKVQQYMSRAEQLKGILKQKAQQKAQQKPEKLLEEMAVESQPIRAAMQLAYEAKLCDLQQDFNKALKLYEASIEKLFPLVEEEKDASRKKAITSEINLFLARAEELKTLIRELPAEQNPESSLPFSKCRPM, encoded by the exons ATGGCGAATCCAGCAGTGCAATTTATTACGTTAGACAAGTTTAAGCTTAGGGTTACTGAGAAACTGGGTCAAGGCTCATTTGCTACAGTTTATAAAGCCGTAAATCAA GGTAGACATGATGCACCAGAGGTGGTGGCTGTGAAGTGTATGTCAAAGAAGAGCTTCAACAAAGTTACTGTTGAGCGTCTACTAACAGAAATAACACTGATGAAGGAGGAACTAAAACACCCCCATATTGTCCAGATGGTAGACTTTTTA TGGGATGATCAGATGGTGTACATTATTATGGAGTACTGCAGTGGGGGTGACCTGTTctcactgatccagaaatacaGAATGCTCAATGAGGATACTGCAAGAAAGTTCTTACAACAACTTG CCTCTGCCTTGAAGTTTTTGAGAGAGAAGAATGTAGTTCACATGGATTTAAAACCACAAAACATTCTGCTTTCTTCTGAGCATAATCCTTGCTTGAAACTGGCAG ACTTTGGTATGGCACAGAATTTAAATACTGGTGACCATGCAGACTCTTTCAGAGGATCCCCACTTTATATG GCTCCAGAGATATTCTTGGCTGATCACTATGATGCTAAGGTAGACCTCTGGTCAGTTGGCGTCATTTTATATG AAACATTGTTTGGACATGCTCCCTATTCATCACGAACAACTGATGAATTGATAGTAAAAATACGACAAGATGTTCCTATAATA ATACCTCAGAGACCCCCAGTATCATGTAGCTGTAGAGACCTCCTCAATGGTTTATTACAGAGAGAACCTGACAAGAGAATGTCATTTGACAAGTTTTTCACCCATCCATTTATAGACCTTGAACACATGCCGTCTGCAGAAAACCTTTCCAAGGCG GTGTCTCTAGTTAAATCAGCAATTATCAAGGACTCTGAGGGACGTTATGTGGCAGCCATTAATCTCTACTGTGAATCCCTGGAATATTTCATCCCAATTGTGAAAA ATGAGTACGATGCTAGTAAAAGGGAAGAACTAAGAAGAAAG GTTCAACAGTATATGTCACGGGCTGAGCAACTGAAGGGAATTCTAAAGCAGAAAGCACAGCAGAAGGCCCAACAAAAACCAGAAAAGTTGCTAG AGGAGATGGCTGTTGAAAGCCAGCCCATTCGAGCAGCCATGCAACTGGCCTATGAAGCAAAGCTTTGTGACTTGCAGCAAGATTTCAACAAAGCATTGAAGCTCTACGAAGCCAGCATTGAAAAACTCTTCCCACTGGTGGAAG AGGAAAAAGATGCCAGCAGAAAAAAAGCGATAACCTCTGAA ATTAATCTTTTCTTGGCCAGAGCTGAAGAACTGAAGACCTTAATAAGAGAG TTACCAGCGGAACAGAATCCAGAATCATCTTTACCATTCAGTA AGTGCAGACCAATGTAA